A region of Sulfitobacter faviae DNA encodes the following proteins:
- the mnmA gene encoding tRNA 2-thiouridine(34) synthase MnmA: MALDQTPPLNSLGFAKAPADTRVVVAMSGGVDSSVVAAMLKDEGYDVVGVTLQLYDHGAALAKKGACCAGVDIQDARRVAEEMGFPHYVLDYENVFKDAVIDEFADSYLGGATPVPCIRCNERVKFKDLLETAKDLEADCMATGHYIQRKMGENGPELHAAADGNRDQSYFLFSTTEEQLSYLRFPLGHLPSKDDTRKLAAKYGLEVADKPDSQDICFVPNGDYAAVIRKLRPEAADPGNIVDTEGNVLGSHEGVIHYTIGQRRGLGIGGLADPLYVVKLDPERKEVVVGPKSMLATRKIPVREINWLGDAPLTSQAEWNIAVRVRSTRPPRDAILRPISETEAEVELLTAEEGVSPGQACVFYDPESTRIFGGGWIHRG; this comes from the coding sequence ATGGCCCTTGATCAGACCCCGCCGCTCAATTCGCTTGGCTTTGCCAAAGCGCCTGCCGATACGCGCGTCGTCGTGGCGATGTCGGGCGGCGTGGACAGTTCTGTCGTCGCGGCCATGCTCAAGGACGAGGGCTATGACGTTGTGGGCGTCACCCTACAGCTTTACGATCACGGCGCGGCGCTGGCCAAGAAAGGCGCCTGCTGCGCGGGGGTCGACATTCAAGATGCTCGCCGCGTGGCCGAAGAGATGGGCTTCCCGCATTACGTCTTGGACTATGAGAACGTCTTCAAGGACGCCGTGATTGACGAGTTTGCCGACAGCTACCTCGGCGGCGCCACGCCGGTGCCCTGCATCCGCTGCAACGAACGGGTAAAGTTCAAGGATCTGCTGGAAACCGCCAAGGATCTGGAAGCCGACTGCATGGCCACCGGTCACTATATCCAGCGCAAGATGGGCGAGAACGGGCCGGAGCTGCATGCCGCCGCCGATGGCAACCGCGACCAGAGCTACTTCCTCTTCTCCACCACCGAAGAGCAGCTTTCCTACCTGCGCTTCCCGCTGGGCCATCTGCCGAGCAAGGACGACACCCGCAAGCTCGCCGCGAAATACGGGCTGGAGGTTGCCGACAAGCCCGACAGCCAAGACATCTGCTTTGTCCCGAACGGCGACTACGCTGCGGTGATCCGCAAACTACGCCCCGAGGCCGCTGATCCGGGCAATATCGTCGACACCGAGGGCAATGTGCTGGGCAGCCACGAGGGCGTGATCCATTACACGATCGGCCAGCGCCGGGGCCTCGGCATCGGCGGTCTTGCCGATCCGCTTTATGTCGTGAAGCTCGACCCTGAGCGGAAAGAGGTGGTCGTCGGTCCGAAATCCATGCTCGCCACCCGCAAAATCCCGGTGCGCGAGATCAACTGGCTGGGCGATGCGCCCCTGACCTCACAGGCGGAATGGAACATCGCCGTGCGCGTGCGCTCCACCCGTCCGCCGCGCGATGCGATCCTGCGCCCGATCAGCGAAACGGAGGCCGAGGTCGAGCTACTCACCGCCGAGGAAGGCGTCTCTCCCGGGCAGGCCTGTGTTTTCTATGATCCTGAAAGCACCCGGATTTTCGGCGGCGGCTGGATCCACCGGGGCTGA
- the ctrA gene encoding response regulator transcription factor CtrA — MRVLLVEDDPTTSRSIELMLTHANLNVYATDLGEEGIDLAKLYDYDLILLDLDLPDMNGHDVLRQLRLARIETPILILSGSDDTENKLRGFGFGADDYLTKPFHREELVARIHAIIRRSKGHSQSIIKTGQVAVNLDAKTVSVNDTPVHLTGKEYQMLELLSLRKGTTLTKEMFLNHLYGGMDEPELKIIDVFICKLRKKLSQATGGESYIETVWGRGYVLRDPDPVEMDLAASA, encoded by the coding sequence ATGCGTGTATTGTTAGTTGAAGACGACCCAACGACCTCTCGCAGTATCGAACTGATGCTGACCCATGCGAATCTCAACGTCTACGCCACCGACCTGGGCGAAGAGGGAATCGATCTGGCCAAGCTTTACGATTATGATTTGATCCTGCTCGACCTCGATCTGCCGGATATGAACGGCCATGACGTGCTGCGCCAGTTACGGCTCGCCCGGATCGAGACGCCGATCCTGATCCTCTCAGGCTCCGACGATACGGAAAATAAGCTGAGGGGCTTCGGCTTCGGCGCCGACGATTATTTGACCAAACCCTTTCATCGGGAGGAATTGGTGGCCCGGATTCATGCCATCATTCGGCGGTCCAAGGGGCATTCGCAATCCATCATCAAGACGGGCCAAGTGGCGGTGAACCTTGATGCCAAGACCGTCAGCGTGAACGATACCCCCGTGCATCTGACCGGCAAGGAATACCAGATGCTCGAACTGCTGAGTCTGCGGAAGGGCACCACCCTGACCAAGGAAATGTTTCTTAACCACCTCTATGGCGGCATGGATGAGCCTGAGTTGAAGATCATCGATGTCTTCATCTGCAAACTTCGCAAGAAGCTGAGCCAAGCCACCGGCGGGGAGAGCTATATCGAGACGGTCTGGGGTCGCGGCTATGTGCTGCGCGATCCTGACCCGGTCGAGATGGATTTGGCCGCCAGCGCCTGA